The Rosa rugosa chromosome 1, drRosRugo1.1, whole genome shotgun sequence genomic sequence TCATAGTTCCTCTCTTCTTTGCTCAGACGAACACAACATTCTGTTGGGCCATTCCTCCCTTTCTTGTCTTAACCCTATTAGTTCGATCTTATGTTCTGTTTAGTTCCCTTACTTTCTCCTGTGAaccatttatatatatacactagcTACTGTAAGTGTCAATGCAAGCAAAATACTACATAGGCATCTAAATGCACGTACAATCTCAACCTCATTCAAATTAAACAAATTTGTGTAGAGGTTAAATACGTAATGTATGATTGAGGAGTTGGCTTAACCTGTAATTTTTGGGCTGCTGTATGGTCATGGTGCAGGTGGATGTTCAGATAAGGGAAGGACGAGCTCTTAACATCCGCATGTTATCTCCACGCAGACCAGGTCTGTTGCTCTCTACTATGAGAGCCTTGGACAACCTTGGGTTAGACATCCAGCAGGCTGTGATCAGCTGCTTTAATGGATTTGCTCTGGATGTGTTCCAAGCTGAGGTATGTATGTTTGTTTATCTGACAGCAACAGTTTGAAGAATGAATTGACATGCGAATTAGGATTATTATAATGTTATGTGagtgttctgtttttttttatcaaagttTTCTACTGCAATCCTGAAATTGATGGCCCATGTTTCATGTTATAGTGTCTAGTACTCTAGTTACTTTGAGCTTAATAATTAATTTGATTATCTTTTATGTTAATCAGCAATCCAGGGAAAGCCATTTCTTGCCTGAGCAAATTAGAGCGGTACTCTTGAAATCAGCTGGATTTGATGGTATGATGTAACTCAACTCAATTCGATGAAGTACGTAGTTCAAAATTGCAGCCTCGATCAGTAATTAAAAATTGGAGTGATGGAGCACTGACAGAACAGTGGCTTGTCTCTCGCCCTCTCAAGTCTAAACTAGTTTGTAAATGCATGCAATCGCTTGTCATTCCCATTCGAAGAGACTCTCAGCGCAGACAGTGTAGCAGTGGAAGTGTATATTTTATAATTAATGAATTAGGCAAACTGCTAAGTTCTACGTGGTCAGCAACTTTAAAATTTTCTCCTCAATTGCTGTTAAATTGTGTTGCTTGAGTGATATATGATTAGACTAATCACCAAATCACCATTGCATGTGATTTCTTTGTTTTACTTGTCTGTCTTGTCTCTACTCTTCGATATCTGGGGTCTCATTTATTCATGGCAAGTGAAGTATGCTGTTGATTCTTTCGCATTATGCCATTAGTGCCAAAAACCTAAAGTAAAAGGGGGAGATTGAGGGAAGTAATATTCCAGATTTTGCAattgtttgagataatcaaaAGATAGAGGCGCAATTGCTGTACACTCTTTTCTTGTGCGGTACTGTTGGGCGAGATGAGAGAGACATAAACACAAGTCATATTATCAAAGATAAAGTTGGTGTTTTGTGCTTGGTGTCCAATCAAATCAACTAAAGCTATAGTAGTACCAGAGCACATAGGCACTATTCATTTCAGGAAGGAAATCAAAATTATGCATAGGGCTGGTTCGGTTCGGTACCGGACTTTGAAGCCCAATACCACCTACCGAACCGAACATTGTTAATACACAAAATGGGCTACTAATTACCGGCTAAAAAGTCAGTATACCGAGATAGCCGGTTGGTTCGGCTTCCaaccagtggcggatccaggatacAAAAGTcgtctaggctaattagaagtACACTATTGCAGAGTACTTAAAAAAATGTAAGTGCAGAGCAAAGGAAACTTGACATCAACAGCACGACTTGAAAGTTGGAACCATCCTAAGCTAAGCTAGACACGTACGTTAATAGTAGTACTCTGCAAACTTGTTTTACTCTCATTTTAGCCACTAGAGGTTTATATTTCCTATATATAGACGAGGGCAAAGTGTCATATTTGAACAAACAAACAGCGGGTATCggaaaagagaaggagaaaTCATAGACAGATTGATAGGAGATGGATCTTAACGGTGCAGTTAATCCTCAAAATCAACCAGAGTAAGTAGCTCGGTGTTTTTGTCTTTGTCATTTATCTTCTTTCTCGCTAGTTTCTGCTTGTTTAGCAGAAGGTCAAGGCAGTCATCGGGGAGTCCATCGATCAAAGATGACCAGATCATCGAGCTCGTCTCCAACTGGTGCCGCACTGCCGTCAAGGAGACGAGGACTCGCGGACACGAGGGCTCGAGTTAGTCGAGTAGCTgcatataattttctttttggggGGCTAGTATGGATTGTAGGGAAATATACATATACTTGAGAGTTTTTGGACCAAAATTCTGTCTAGGCTGCAGCCCAGACAGCCTTCCATGTGGTTCCGCCACTGCTTCCAACCGACTTAAGATTGGGCCAACTTTCAGCCCCGGCCCAACTGCAATTGTAAAAGCCCAAATGGCCAAACCTGTCCAGCAAATGAAAAACTGCAATAATCATATGAATTTAAAGGCCCAATCATAAGCAAATCTACAAATGAAAAAGAAGTGAAGTTCAACACTTCATCTCATCATCATTTCAGTTCAACCATCAGCAAATAAAGCAATACAAACTTTAGTTCatcttcatctcatcatcacttcaGTACAACCATGAGCAAATAAAGCAATACATCAACTTcagttcatctcatcatcacttcataGCTCATACAATTTCTAATTCAAACACTCATAGTTCACACTTCACAGAAATGAATTAAATGATACGTTGCTCCAGGTCTAAGCCGGCCTTGATTAGATGATTACTTGAATTTCTGAGATTTGAACAACGCCTAAAAAGCCCAATAAGAAAAACAGACTTAAAATTTACGAAGAGCATAACAATTCATAGGTACATgactatattttctttagtCTTAATTCTACCTACAGCCATCACATATAGATAGTGAGTACTGACATTACTCAAAATTACTAATTCATAATTCATTTGACATTATTTCGAAGAGGTATCAGTCCAGGCTGTTACTAATTCTACCTTATTCTCAAGATGAGATGTATCTATTACTCATAAATCAAACCTACCACAATTGCTGCAAATCAAATCTACAAAGAATTATCAATTATGCATAAAACGAATTAATGAATTATACCTTCAATTGTGCAGTGACTTTGCCTTCATCTCCCTCAAAGTCTCAAACACTCAAACTCAGTCCTTGGTCCTCCTGTTCGTGCAAGCACATAAGGGAAACCATGAAAACCTAGAACATATTGGTAGAGAAAGATCAACAAATCACAGGTTAATAACTCATAGATACCACTTGAGATTAATGGCAACAGAGACCCATTCCACTTGAGATCCACGGCAGCAAGATGCAAAGTAACAAAAGCATTAGAGTCTTAGAGATTACTCAATTTAGAACATGAATCGAATGAATCCATGCGCTTCTAgctaaaattgaaacaaaaatcgaATGACACTAGGACATGAATCTCTTATctctgggttcgattcttggATAGTTAGAACATCATCACTTCAAAGGGCTGAAGGAGAGGTCGAGAGGCGCTGAGGCGAAGAGGGTTCGGGTCTGAGAGAGGGCTCGATCTAACCCCCCTTAGGGTTTGGAAAATTTAAAATCGAACGgttataatttaatatgaaataaaactaataataatCAACGGTTCAAatagatatatataaaatatatttaaataaataaataatatatacaaTATACGGTTTGGTACGGTATATCGTATATGTCTAAAATTCAGTACTAATACCGTACCAATATATCTCTCTCGGTTCGGTACTACCTTACCAAACTTTCGGTTACCGACATGGTCGGCTACCAACTTTTTCGATTCGGCTCAGACTCGGTTGGTTGGTTTGTCTCGGCTGAAAATGCCAGTCCTAATTATGCATATCAGATTATTAGTTGAAGttgggtgcgatcataccagcaataatacaccggatcccatcagaactccgaagttaagcttgttTTGGTGAGAACAGTAGTACTAAGATGAGTGATGTGCTGAAAAGTCATCGGGTTGCACCCCACTTTTCTcattctacaaaaaaaaaacaaaagattaTCAGTAGACGTTGCGTCAGGAAAATGGGAGGAAACATCATATGTTGGGCATCCAAGTCCAATAGAAATTGAAGGGAGCGAGCCATTAATTGGATTCGATGTGCGTCTACGCGGAGCGCGCCCAGGGAGACATATAGCGGGTGGGTCCACGTTTGATTCAACTCTCCACTGGTTATAGATAGATGTTGGTCAAAAATTGAACTCCACGGCACACAGCATCTCACATTTTCTGGCAGCGGCGTCCCCAGTGGGCAACAAAGCTAAGCTATCTCCACCGTCCACACCCAATCTTGGACCGTTTGATCTAGCTGTCGGTTTCTTCCTTCTGgtaaaaatagagagagagcaCAAAAACGAACTAATATAATAtagcccaaaaagaaaaaacacgtTGAGCATTTCAAAGACCAGTTTATATGGTACATAGAGACGCGCCGCCAGCCACGATTTTGTTAAAGACTCACTCCCTTCGTTTCCTTGAGAGTTTGGCGCCGGTCTAAATCTAAACCAACCAGAGCAtctgcctctgcctctgcctcgctctctctctctctctctctctctcaaggaaCACCATAGGACTAAAGCGCTCTCAAGGCATTTCCTTCCATCGATCTCAAGGtgccttttttttatttcttgttaTTCATTCTTGTGTTCGTTTGTGAATGCTGTACAGTGTCGAATAACTACCCTTGCCTTGAAATCATTTGGAAACACAGCTGCTTGtcttttcttagtttcttagAATGGTTGAGAAATGGAATGATTCAATCTAGCTGGTTTGCTTTGGATCCATTTTGCAGATCGAGCATTAAAGCATCATTTGTCGAATTAACAAAGTTTAGATGGCCGCCTTGCATTTTTGTGGGCTTAAAACTCTGAGCCCTGGATCATCATCAGAGAGAGCTTTAGCATTATGGTCTCAGCCTCAGCGGCTCCGTTTTGCCAATTCCGTGGCTTCCAGTTGTGGGTTTTATTGTCCAAGTGGAAGAAATGTTTCTTCTTCGAGTACGAGTAGGAGTAGTAGAGTTTTGCGAGTCAGTTGCGAGGGAGGAATTGTAGATGTTCTTGACAAGAAAGATCAAGGCAACCAAGGTGTTGCCGAAAATGACAAACAATTGACGTGTGTCATGAAGTTTGGTGGATCTTCAGTGGCCTCCGCCGAGAGAATGAGGGAGGTTGCTCATCTTATACTCAGCTTCCCGCAAGAGAGGCCTGTCATTGTTCTATCTGCCATGGGAAAGACGACCAACAAACTTTTACTGGTTGCTACTTGCTACACACACAACTTTTTATCCCTTCATTTTTTTACCGGTAACAAACAACTTACGCTCAATTCCGATCCGTTTCTCTTTGAGTAGGCAGGAGAAAAGGCTGTCAGTTGCGGTGTTACCAATGTATCTACTATTGACGAGTTGAGCTTTGTCAAAGAATTGCATTTCAGGTTATACCACTGAAAGTTTTATCTTTACTATAAAAATATTGACGTgagttttaaatttgttttgacGCTGCGACTTCCTAATCTATTTAGGACTGTGGAAGAGCTTGGAGTGGATGGCTCTATCATTTCACGTGAGTCTCTTCACCCCATTTACAGCTCATTGTTTTTTTAGATTGAAAAGTATGATCTTGCTATCAGTAATGGGTTGTTAACCTTTCTGATATCTCTGGCTATCTTCTTTGAAAAATGTTTTGCAGCACACCTGGAGGAGCTGGAACAACTTCTTAAGGGAATCGCTATGATGAAAGAGATGACTCCACGGACAAAAGATTATTTGGTTTCATTTGGGGAGTGCATGTCCACAAGGCTATTTGCAGCTTATTTGAATAAGATTGGTGTGAAAGCGCGCCAGGTACGTACATTGCTGCTCGTTTACTTTGTATGTTTCAATGTGATTGCCATCTTTTATTCTCTTGTAGCTAATATATGAGCTGAGTAAGTCCTATATTGAATTGCAATCCTACCATATGCACACATATTTGGTGCTCTTTGACAAATGGACTAATAATTTCGGCTGTTCTTACTTTTGTTAAACATCTTAAGCTTGTTATAATAGACTCAAAAGTCTCTTTATGGTGTCAAAACCATAGCTAGTTAATGAGATATAATTTACATAGTGGTGGCTATtgctcacaagtcacaacttTCCTACTGTAACTTTAGAGGAACTCCTAATTGTTGCTTGTTAGCACCATTCTTGATGATAGCACAAATTAtaactgttttttgttttttgtttgtttttggcaGTATGATGCCTTTGAAATGGGTATTATAACAACAGATGACTTCACAAATGCTGACATTTTAGAGGCTACTTATCCGGCTGTTGCAAAGAGGTTACATGGTGATTGGACATGTGATCCCGCTATTCCAATTGTCACTGGCTTCTTGGGGAAGGTATCTCTTCTGGCTAAGTTTCCATGTATTTCCTTCCTAAAATGGCTCTAGTTGTTAGCGCCACCCTTAATTTTTCTGGTTGCAGGGGTGGAGATCATGTGCAGTGACCACGCTGGGTAGAGGTGGTAGTGATTTGACAGCTACAACCATTGGTAAAGCACTTGGGTTGCGGGAAATACAGGTGCCGGAATTTCTGATGCTTAAGTTCGTTTCGTTTCAAGTAACAAAATGTAATCTATTTGTCAATTCCTTACAGGTGTGGAAGGATGTTGATGGTGTTTTGACATGTGATCCTAACATATACCCACGTGCAGAACCTGTACCTTATTTGACATTTGACGAGGCTGCTGAACTTGCTTATTTTGGTGCCCAGGTATCGATAACAATGATTCTGATATTTCCTTTTGTGCGTTTCATTCAAATATTCCATTATTTGCGGTCCATCAAGTGATCATGGTTAGTCCATAAACTGGGAGCCATATGAATTATTTTTTCCATTCCATAGAAGTCTTAAATACTTTAGTTTTCTGTTCTGGTGACTTGAGATACTTCATAGTCAACAAGCTCCAATTATTTGTAGGTCTGTTAAGGAATACATTCTTCATGAAACAAAaacatgttttgaatttttccTATTCTTCTTGCAGGTCTTGCATCCACAGTCTATGAGACCAGCTAGAGAAGGTGATATTCCTGTGAGGGTTAAAAATTCTTACAACCCCAAAGCTCCAGGTACCGTCATCACTCATGCAAGAGATATGAGCAAGGTTTGTAACAGAACATGGAAAACTGAACTCCATTTTTGTATATATGCTCCAGGGTCCAGactgtatttatttttctatGTTTTAACTGCAGGCTGTACTGACCAGCATCGTATTGAAAAGGAATGTGACCATGTTGGATATTGTTAGCACTCGCATGCTTGGTCAATATGGTTTTCTTGCTAAGGTTAGCAAGCAAAATACCTGTTTCTGTTGATTTTTTCTCTCAGTAGTTCAGTACCTTATATCTATTCTATTTCCCATGCAGGTATTTACAACTTTTGAAGATTTGGGGATATCGGTGGATGTCGTTGCTACCAGTGAAGTCAGTATTTCTTTGACATTGGACCCATCAAAACTTTGGAGCAGAGAGCTTATTCAGCAGGCAAGCGTATGATACCCTGCTCCATGTTCTCTGCTTGTTATGCTTTCTTGAAGTTTCCTGTCTACATGCATTTACGATTTCATAATTAAATCTTTATATGTACTCGTTCAGTACATGCAAGGGAAATATGGCAGTCACTCCTGTATATGCTGGATATTGAAATTCTTAAATAAAATCTCATTAAATATTTCATCTTCCTTGGCAGGAACTTGACCATGTTGTGGAAGAACTGGAGAAAATTGCTGTTGTCAATCTTCTTCAGCACCGATCAATAATATCTCTCATTGGAAATGTGCAGAAATCTTCACTAATATTAGAGAAGGTGCTGTACTGTGTTCTGCCAAGTACTTAGAAAGCATTccctattttcttttcttctctggtTGATTGCAAGTGTTGTTCAAGTGGTCAAACAAGTGGTTAAGTAACTTTATCAGCTATATCTGTATTTGAATTtggtattcatgttttggtgcaTTTTATGTGGCAGGCATTTCGGGTTCTTCGAACAATTGGAGTCAACGTTCAGATGATCTCTCAGGGTGCATCCAAGGTCTCCCCTAATTACACTATTATAGTCATTCTGTGTCTTTTCAATTCAGTGGTGGGGAAAAAAATCGGCCAAATCTTATGCCCTTTTACATGTCTTATACTCTTTGCTCCCAATTCTCATGTGTTAGGCATGATTCATGAATGCATAGGGTGCTTTCATATAGCTTCTTAGGAAGTGTTTATGAATTTGATCATTATGTACTCATTGCATCTGTTTTACAACTGGGCAGGTTAATATCTCTTTGGTTGTAAACGACAATGAAGCAGAACAGTGTGTTAGAGCTCTCCACCAGACATTCTTTGAGGGTAATTTTACGGAGGTAGAATGTGAATCCACGAATGGCTCTGCCACCTCTGCGTAAACATTATCGGAGGGACAGTAATGGAGATCTAGTGATTTAATGGTTGTTGATCTCCACCAGGCATTCTTTGGGCGTAATTTCACCGAGGTAGAATGTGAATCCATGAACGTCTGTCTCAACACCAATGGAGATTCAATTAATGATTGTTGTAGTTGCTTATATGTAGCTTGCATGACATATAATTTTCTACTTGAATTCATCAGTTTTACCATTCTTGGGGTTGGGGACATCTCTGCTCCTCCAGTCTGTCAGATTAGAAGGGCATCTAATGTAATCtatatttattaatttatataCGTAGAGAATAGATCTCTTATTCAGAATACTAAAAGATACACCTGATGATAACCGACGGTCCAATACATTACATCTAAATCGCGGGCAAAAATTTAGTGGCAAAAAGTAAAAAGTGGGTCTCTCCCTCTGCATTTTGGTTTTAGCGCGAATTTGTTACTGGAAAAAGTGTGCCGACGAAAAATTTGTCCGACAAAAGGCCTTCAAATAAAAATAACTTCAATAGTAGTACAACCTTGTAATGATGATAGTTCTGTAATATTGTGATTAAATTGCGTGCTTGTGCCAACAAAACTAAACCCAAATCGTCCAAGCGACCTTGTGTGTTATAAAATCATTAAAATGAGGCCTTATTTTGAACAAACTAAAACCACAAGCatcatttgttcaaaaaaaaaaaaaaaaaaaaaaccacaagcATCAATGAAATCTAACTGCAAGTTTCAACATCTACAATTCAGTTCCAGATATGTGCTGAAAGTATATCAACTACAAACATTAATTTTCCAACGTACATTACAAGCATGTGTATATTTCCAAAAATCTCTTCCGAGAAGTTCAACCAGTGCAATTAGTGGTGATATCCCCATTGGGTATGATAGTTGAGAATCCTCCCATGCCACAGCCCTGATTATCGCACATTCAGTAGAATGATAAATAAGAATCTGCAAAGGAACATTACCTCACTGAGAATTCCACAAGAACTGGGAAACTGGGGATGCACGGTTTGGTTGGCTGGCTATCAACCAACGAGTCTGAGGAGACCAAAAAGAATCAACTAAAAATAGTGCTCAGTAGACAGCTGATTTTGAGGAATGCCTCACACATACTAGATCATCTAACTTGTTGCCATCCATTTTGTATAGAGACACACCTTCCATTTGATTATAGTGGTCCTGCGCTTCCTTCCTCAGACTCTCAAAGGGTAAGACTTCCCACTTACTGTAATTTGAAGACTTTCTTACATCACTCATGTCTGCAGATCCTGAGACAGGCCCAATTTTGTCAGGGTCCACATTACCCGACACCTTACAACTACCAAACTGTCCCAAATCACCATCTTGACCCCTCTTTAAACGCAAGGCTGCTGCATGAGCTCTGCCTATCATTTCTCGACTAGGTATATCTGACCAGCCTTGCTTCCTCTTAGATCTCATTGGAGAATGAATTCTGATGACCTGACATATACAACAGCTAAAGGTTGAATCATGACCGGATAAAATTTCAGGCATGTACCTCTATTTTCCATACAATCTCCGAAAGAAGAGAAGTCCATATACTTACACCAAGGCACTCTAGGAGCTGGTAGTATGCCCTTCCTTGAAGTGGATTGTGCCCTTTCCTAGGTGTAGAGAAGTAACGTGTCCTACAAAGAAGTTATAAGAACTTGTTAGCTTGAAAAGATGTAAGGTATAAAATTTGAGTTGACAATGATGATATGTATCAAAGGGCTATTCATATAACCAGAATGGATGGCAATCAGAAGCACAACAgacagaatttttttcttttatgactAAAACTTTTTTTCCTTATCAACAGGCTCACTGCTAATGATAAATACCATAAATAGCAATATATGAAATAAGAATCAAACATACCATTCAGTATAGCCAGGATCAACAGTGAAACCATACATGTCAACAATGTCACACATAGATAGTGCTAGTTCTATGGATTTCATTCCAGTTCCTTTGGCACCTCTGCGGAGCACAATACCTTGAAAAAGATACACTGGATTTGGAATACTCTGCAGTAAAATAGgataaaaaaaatgttattgGGCGTTCCAAGTAGGAGTGTGTTAAGTTAACTTCTACGAAGAGAGAATAAAATTATTGCCCTTCTTAGATATGATCTTCACCTTGATCATTGCATTGAAGTCTTTATGTGTAACACTCTTGATTATGAGTACCTCATCATCTGCAGAGGAAAGGAAGTCGCAAATGTGAGAACACACTTGAATAAACTTGAAAAGATACAAAACATTTTAGGGTTTATCTTATACAACTCTGCTGTTATGTCTTGAAACTGTCAAACTGACTTTCAACACACATCTTCTCTCAGTAAATCATCAAAATCTTAGCGTTTGAAAACAATGGTTGACAATATCAGTCAAGTGCAGGCTATCATATCCAAGTTTTCCATCTAAAAGGTTTATGTTTTTTCTTGCAAAAATTGGATGGTCACAACTTCTAAGTTTATGACAATGCCTAACGCCTCCAAAAGCTAAAGTACCAGTGAAGCTTGTGACCCCTCATGGCAAATTGAATGACAGATGCACCTCTCATGTTGTGAAAACCAATGCGTAATAGAAACATACCAGACCCATTTAGAATGGCAACCATGTTACGAGCAGCACCCCTCACAACAAGGCGAAAATTCCTCTTGAGACCAACATACTTGGCATATTTCTACACATGAAAGACTAAGTGAGTGATTTTATCAAGTATTTGCCTTTCTCGAAATCGTTTATACATAACAAAAAGTTAATTACCATACATCAAGTAGAATAAAGAGGGTAGCTTAagagaaacaaataaaatattatttcatCTTTGAATGACTGACATGAAAAGAGCTACACGATGCTAGTTTACCTCATTAACAGGAGCCTCATTGTCTCTTATTACAGCATCATGGGCATCAATTTCTTTTCCAAACTCTGTTTTCAAAAGATCTCCTGAATTTCCAACAACTGCACATGTACGGAATTGGCGAGGATGGAAAGGTGGCTTTGCCGGCAGTATCAAATTAAGGTGTTCCTCACAAATTGTCTTATTGTAGCAATTTTTGGTTCCCCTACAATCATCAATGATAAACATATGGACTTGAGATTTGATGAATGGTTCGATGATCTGATGATGACAGAAATGACACATAGCGAGTAAAGAGGGGTCCTACAATTGCGCTATCCTTTGTGGTGCGTAGTCTTCCCATCCTTTAGGGCGAACATCTAGATACTCCCTTGTCAATACTGTAGTCATGTTACGGTACTGCATAGCCACCAAAAGCATCAGCAATTTACAAGTAATTGGCTAACAAATTAAGGTAAACTAGAGTAGAGAAAATAGAGACCTGCTCCCACAATAAGAGTGCCTCACAAACATTGAACTTGTACTGTAATGGTTCAAAAACTTTAAACTGCGCATTGTACTGCAATAGAGGGATGGACAACACCAGTTAGCAATCAGAGGCTAATTTAACAAAACAAGTACAAGTACAAGTAAAGTAAAATTATGGCAGGGGTATGTAAGAGTAAACGAACCCAGGTGCTGTTAGTTCCTTGTGGATACTTGAGAATCAGATTGCAGTGGTCAACAACATCTGCAGTAAGACCAAGCCCTCTGTTTGCCTACATTAAAGTTGAATAATTATGGACCAGAAAAAaacaagagagaggagagatcaGATCCAATAGGGGAACTAACCACGCATTGCTGCACAGTGGACTGAAATTGGGATAAAGTGCGAATATCTTGCTGAGTATTGAGATCTAACTTAACTGCACAAAGCGATTAGTGATCGAGAATGAATGATTAGAAGCAAATACCTGATTAGTGATAAGTGATTTGAAGAAAATTCGTGTACCTGAagcggaagaggaagaggaagaggaatcaGATTGAGCGAAGAAAGAGGTCTGGATGGCGAAgacgaggagagagaagaatgcGGCAGCGAAAACCAGGTACAGAACGGTGCTGGGTCGCCTGCTGCTGCTGCTATTCAACCCTCCCTTCTGACCTCTCATTGTCTCACGCACTCCTCACTGCGATTCATTCAAGccttctcttttgtatttgtaTTGCACCCAATAGAGTGACAAAGCCAAACCATGCCCCCTGTTGAATTATCAGACAagcaacaaattaaatgattctTTACTCTCTACTATACAAACCTCCTCCGCGAAACCCAATAGAcaaattttcattttatttttcttttttcttttttcttttagttgaAAATAAAGTTATGCAAATGTAGCCTTACATATCATGCAAAATACTGTCTTCTATATAAAGGTCAACATAAGCAGTCCCATCTAATTACTTATATTTATCCGTATATCGTTTCATCTCCCGTTCGTCAATAAAAAAGTTACAAGACTAATTATCACAATTCTCAGTTGATGAAACATTGCTTAGATTTGTATGTTAAAATTTGCTTCATCCCTGTTGTGcatcaaattttttcttttgatataCATAGCATTCACTCACTCTGTCACTTTCACTCAGATGCCTGGGGTCTTGGTACACAATACCCTTGCTTTTATTCAGCCATGAATTTCTTAAGGGTACAGAAATGATTTTGTTTTTCCATCTACCACAATTTACAAAATAAGATCACACTCCTGTCATCAAGGTACTCTAGTTTATTCCAAGTAGCCAAATGGTGTAACGCCGTCGACTTACACAACCACCATCAGTCCACAGCACATCAAGTTCAAATAACATATCAATAGCGCCGACCACCGGTTGTTGACAAGAGGACTCGACTTGGCTTCTTCCC encodes the following:
- the LOC133726813 gene encoding aspartokinase 2, chloroplastic-like isoform X2, which produces MAALHFCGLKTLSPGSSSERALALWSQPQRLRFANSVASSCGFYCPSGRNVSSSSTSRSSRVLRVSCEGGIVDVLDKKDQGNQGVAENDKQLTCVMKFGGSSVASAERMREVAHLILSFPQERPVIVLSAMGKTTNKLLLAGEKAVSCGVTNVSTIDELSFVKELHFRTVEELGVDGSIISPHLEELEQLLKGIAMMKEMTPRTKDYLVSFGECMSTRLFAAYLNKIGVKARQYDAFEMGIITTDDFTNADILEATYPAVAKRLHGDWTCDPAIPIVTGFLGKGWRSCAVTTLGRGGSDLTATTIGKALGLREIQVWKDVDGVLTCDPNIYPRAEPVPYLTFDEAAELAYFGAQVLHPQSMRPAREGDIPVRVKNSYNPKAPGTVITHARDMSKAVLTSIVLKRNVTMLDIVSTRMLGQYGFLAKVFTTFEDLGISVDVVATSEVSISLTLDPSKLWSRELIQQELDHVVEELEKIAVVNLLQHRSIISLIGNVQKSSLILEKAFRVLRTIGVNVQMISQGASKVNISLVVNDNEAEQCVRALHQTFFEGNFTEVECESTNGSATSA
- the LOC133726813 gene encoding aspartokinase 2, chloroplastic-like isoform X1, whose product is MAALHFCGLKTLSPGSSSERALALWSQPQRLRFANSVASSCGFYCPSGRNVSSSSTSRSSRVLRVSCEGGIVDVLDKKDQGNQGVAENDKQLTCVMKFGGSSVASAERMREVAHLILSFPQERPVIVLSAMGKTTNKLLLAGEKAVSCGVTNVSTIDELSFVKELHFRTVEELGVDGSIISPHLEELEQLLKGIAMMKEMTPRTKDYLVSFGECMSTRLFAAYLNKIGVKARQYDAFEMGIITTDDFTNADILEATYPAVAKRLHGDWTCDPAIPIVTGFLGKGWRSCAVTTLGRGGSDLTATTIGKALGLREIQVWKDVDGVLTCDPNIYPRAEPVPYLTFDEAAELAYFGAQVLHPQSMRPAREGDIPVRVKNSYNPKAPGTVITHARDMSKAVLTSIVLKRNVTMLDIVSTRMLGQYGFLAKVFTTFEDLGISVDVVATSEVSISLTLDPSKLWSRELIQQASELDHVVEELEKIAVVNLLQHRSIISLIGNVQKSSLILEKAFRVLRTIGVNVQMISQGASKVNISLVVNDNEAEQCVRALHQTFFEGNFTEVECESTNGSATSA
- the LOC133726814 gene encoding sialyltransferase-like protein 1 codes for the protein MRGQKGGLNSSSSRRPSTVLYLVFAAAFFSLLVFAIQTSFFAQSDSSSSSSSASVKLDLNTQQDIRTLSQFQSTVQQCVANRGLGLTADVVDHCNLILKYPQGTNSTWYNAQFKVFEPLQYKFNVCEALLLWEQYRNMTTVLTREYLDVRPKGWEDYAPQRIAQLGTKNCYNKTICEEHLNLILPAKPPFHPRQFRTCAVVGNSGDLLKTEFGKEIDAHDAVIRDNEAPVNEKYAKYVGLKRNFRLVVRGAARNMVAILNGSDDEVLIIKSVTHKDFNAMIKSIPNPVYLFQGIVLRRGAKGTGMKSIELALSMCDIVDMYGFTVDPGYTEWTRYFSTPRKGHNPLQGRAYYQLLECLGVIRIHSPMRSKRKQGWSDIPSREMIGRAHAAALRLKRGQDGDLGQFGSCKVSGNVDPDKIGPVSGSADMSDVRKSSNYSKWEVLPFESLRKEAQDHYNQMEGVSLYKMDGNKLDDLVCVRHSSKSAVY